A portion of the Micromonospora vinacea genome contains these proteins:
- a CDS encoding HAD-IA family hydrolase, which yields MELVGIVAVLFDMDGTLVDSDAAVERAWERWAAEYAVDPAAALAIAHGSPADRTIRRLLPALDEAAIAAAAARQLALQYDDLSDVTATPGAHELLDALARLGLPWAVVTSADRRLAEARLGAAGIKAPVLVTVEDVSVGKPDPEGYLRGAALLGVPVGRCLVVEDAEVGLRAGRAAGAMTAALKGLDGDLRLPDLAQLARQLESTPTAP from the coding sequence GTGGAACTGGTAGGCATTGTCGCGGTGCTGTTCGACATGGATGGCACCCTTGTCGACTCCGACGCCGCCGTCGAGCGGGCCTGGGAACGGTGGGCCGCCGAGTACGCCGTCGACCCGGCGGCGGCGCTGGCGATCGCGCACGGCAGCCCCGCCGACCGGACCATCCGTCGGCTGCTGCCCGCGCTGGACGAGGCGGCGATCGCCGCTGCGGCGGCCCGGCAGTTGGCGTTGCAGTACGACGACCTGTCCGACGTGACTGCCACCCCCGGAGCGCACGAACTGCTGGACGCGTTGGCCCGGTTGGGTTTGCCCTGGGCGGTGGTGACCAGCGCCGACAGGCGGCTCGCCGAGGCCCGGCTCGGCGCCGCCGGCATCAAGGCGCCGGTGCTCGTCACGGTGGAGGACGTCAGCGTCGGCAAGCCGGACCCGGAGGGCTATCTGCGGGGCGCGGCGCTGCTGGGCGTACCCGTGGGGCGGTGCCTGGTCGTCGAGGACGCCGAGGTCGGCCTGCGGGCCGGGCGGGCGGCCGGGGCGATGACCGCCGCACTGAAGGGCCTCGACGGCGACCTGCGCCTGCCCGACCTGGCCCAACTGGCCCGCCAGTTGGAGTCCACGCCGACGGCACCCTGA